GGAAATGGATCAGGGAAATCGACCTTAGCCAAATTATTGAATGGCCTCCTCCTGCCCCAAAAGGGTACGGTAAAGATTTTCGGCTTAAATCCCAACGTACAGGAAGATCTCCCTCTCATTCATCAAAAAGTGGGGATGATCTTTCAAAATCCGGAGAATCAGATCGTTGCCATGACCGTTGAGGATGACATTGCCTTTGGGCTGGAAAATTTGGGGCTTCCTCTTCAAGAAATTGAGAGACGGACAGACCAGGTGTTAGAACAGATGAAACTTACCCCCTATCGAAAGACGGAACCCCATCGACTCTCCGGAGGGCAGAAACAGCGCCTTGCCATTGCAGGGGTTTTGGCGATGAGGCCGGAGGTGATCATCTTCGACGAGGCCGCCTCCATGCTGGACCCGGAAGGGGCTTATGAACTCCTTCAAACGATGATTGAACTTCATCGGCAGAAAATCACGCTGGTCCACATCACCCATGAATTAGAAGAGATTCGTTACGCGGATCGCCTTATCGTGATGGAGGGAGGGAGAATTTTGGCCGAGGGGAGACCCATGGAAGTTCTTATCCAGGTGGAAACATTGAAGAAGGCGGCACTTCTTCCCCCCTTTGCCGTCCGTCTTTGGGATAGGCTGGCCCGGGAAGGGATCCGTCTTCCCT
The DNA window shown above is from Thermicanus aegyptius DSM 12793 and carries:
- a CDS encoding energy-coupling factor transporter ATPase; amino-acid sequence: MEPILTAEDLYFRYSESGDWVLKGVNIALYPGEWVGILGGNGSGKSTLAKLLNGLLLPQKGTVKIFGLNPNVQEDLPLIHQKVGMIFQNPENQIVAMTVEDDIAFGLENLGLPLQEIERRTDQVLEQMKLTPYRKTEPHRLSGGQKQRLAIAGVLAMRPEVIIFDEAASMLDPEGAYELLQTMIELHRQKITLVHITHELEEIRYADRLIVMEGGRILAEGRPMEVLIQVETLKKAALLPPFAVRLWDRLAREGIRLPLTGLDEGRLAETVWKYTFRT